Within Ipomoea triloba cultivar NCNSP0323 chromosome 9, ASM357664v1, the genomic segment GTAAGTTTGCCTTTGAAGAAATTACAAGATAAATTTGTAATCCATTTGAGATTATTTTGATATAGTATTGACTGTTACCTTGTTTTTCTTCAACACTACAGTTCTTGAGGAATTCTTCAAAATAAGACTTGAATTTTATGAGAAAAGAAAGGCAAGTGGATCTGCACTAAATTGGCAAACAATTTGTTGAATGATTTTGTTACTGACCATCCACTAACTGTTACATGGTATTTTATGCAGCGAGTTCTCTTGGAGAATCTTGAAACAGAGTTGTTGAAACTTGATAACAAGGTCAGGTTTATCCTTGGTGTTGTGCAAGGCAAGATCATTGTTAGTAACAGGAAGAGAGCAGAACTGTTTCAAGAACTGAGGGAGAAAGGTTTTACTCCTTTTCCAAAGAAGAGTAAAGTTGCAGATGCAGTTGCTGAATCAAGTGATGAGACCGAAGAAAGTGAAGAGAGTGCTGGAGTGACTCATGCCAAAGGAGTTCAAGCAAGTGATTATGACTACTTGCTGTCAATGGCAATTGGAACCCTGACCCTTGAGAAGGTCCAAGAGCTGTGTGCTGAGAGGGACGGACTCAATGAAGAGGTGGAATGCATGAGGAATGCTACTCCAAAATCTCTGTGGCTTAAAGATCTTGATGCTCTCGAAAAACAGCTTGATGTATGGACTGGAAATTTGTTGTCAATAACCTGAAAGTTTGTGCTTTCCCTTTTCATCCTTATCATTTTTGCTTGTGCATATATTTTCAGGAGCAAGACAAACTTGAAGAATCTATGGAGGCAGCTATTAAGACAAAAAGCAAGGTGGTAAATAAAGCTGGGCCAGCTGAGCCCCGACGACAAGCAGCAGCTAAGAAACCACCACGTAATAAAAAGGCTACCCAGGAAGAAACTACTGGTGAGCCTATGGAGGTTTCAGCTGGTTCTGCAATGGATACAGGTTAGAGAATAATTTGAACCTCTGGTTTTGTTTTTATGGACTGATGTAATAATACTGGTTTCCTCATCCACTCCAGATAAGGGTCCTGAGGTTGTGAAACCAAAAGGTAGAGGAGGTTCAAAGAAAGCTCCAGCTAAGAAGGTATGTAGTTTCTGGAATAAATTAATACCCCTATTGTTAGTAAAGAGCTATTTTAATGAACTCTGGAACACTCCTGTCTGCAGGAAAAATCATCTCTTGATCTaatagatgaagaagatgatgatgatgaggtgCTAGAGCTAAAGGACAGACTTGCAGCTTACAATCTTGACTCATCTCCTGATCACTCAGAAGGTGAATCTCTTGTGCTTTAGTTGAGAAGCCCATTCTGTTAATTAACTGTAACCtttattaatgaaatataaaattgttattttttcacAGCCATGAGTACTGATGCCCCAAAAGCTCAAAGAAAAGAAACCATTAAAAGAGCTGCTGCTGCAAAGAAGACATTGCCCAAAGTTTCTGAGATTACAGATGATGTAAATGGGATAGATATCAGTGATGATGATTTTGAGGCAGAAATAGTGGCAGCAGAGAAAAAGAAGGGTGGAAGGAAACCAGCAAATTCAAAAGCAGCAGCCAAACCCCCCACTGCAGCAGCAAAGAAAAGAGGAGCTGCTGCTGCAAAGTCACAACTCACTGGGCAGAAATTGATAACAGAAGTTCTTAAGCCCTCCTCATCCTCCTCAGAGAATCCAGAGGGGATCTCTCCTGAAAAGAAAGTAAGGAAGATGAGGGAATCTCCATTTAACAAGAAAAGTGGGTCTGTGCTGGGAAGCAGCAGCGTGAGTGGTGGCGATTCAGTTTCGGACAGCACGGAAGAAGTAAGCAAGTTTGTGCTTCCAAGAACAAGTAGACCGCAGAGGGGAAACCGTACAAAGGCAGTATATGTAGTTAGTGATTctgaggaagatgatgatggcAGTGATGATCCTGAAGAACTCATCGAGTCTGACTTTGAGGATGAAGATTAGGATTGAACAAGTGTTGGTGCATCTTGTCTTGTAGGCACAGTTCATTTCTCGTGAATACTCGTGTTTGTACTTTTCTTCTGAATGTGGTTTATATTAGCCATTTAACTTCAACGCTAGGCTAACCCCCCATACTTATGGTCTTGATCAATGACGCATGTCCAAATGAGGTttagaaaaaattttaaagatttttttctctcaaaaatACTTTAAAACTTGTGTCTCACGTATTATATAAGAGATGCAAGTGCCACTTGCATTTGTGCCACTTGTGTATTCTTTCTATTATTGCTGATCATGAGAGACGTAAGTGACATTTGTATCtcttatatgtgtgtgtgagtgtagaTCTAATAGGTCATATCCAAAGTATACAccaaaacaccattttggtGTAAAAATTTGGTGCAACCTTCCTCCAAGGAAAACACCAAATTCTACACCAAAATGGTGTAAATAAAGTGTTACATTGTTACACCAAATATGGTGTTTAATTGTTTCCtaacaaaattatagtttaaACTATAAGAATATGctgagaatattttttttggtgtgaaATTTGGTGCAAAATTTGGTATTTTGGGTTGGAGATGATCAAAGAACCACTTTtcataaatatgaaaaaaattgttaaaagtgaaataatgTATAGGTATGAAAACCAACAATTCGTAATATAGTAGTGAaattgttacaacttacaaaatGAATGTTTAGTGTTTTACATAATGgcgctgtttggtaaataatcagtctatcagtcaattttagcttatttgaccactattagttgtttgacttggttaaaaaaatcaatataagtatttgtttaacaagctttttgtaactccaaaatactaagtCCCTATTTggtggctgttagctgattgtgttggttgtttgggttagaaggtatgatttgttgataatattagttgattgtagaaagttgtttgataaattagctgttagctgatagctgtttggtataatttcttttcttaaaaagctaattgaaaaggctattttgagtagcattttgaattttagcattttggagttacaaaaagcttattatttaccaactaatagtgatcaaataagccaaaattggctaataggctgattatttaccaaacagggcctaaaatTTAataggctactcaaagtagtattttcaattagctttttgagaaaagaaattatactaacagctaatttacgaaacacctttctacaataagctaatgttataaactaatcataccttctaacacAATCAGttaacagctatcagctaatagccATTTATCATACAGAACTAACATCTATTGTTGAAGAATGCTTAGATACATGAAATATAAACAACACACCAGCCATCTAGGAGCTACCCCTCTTAATATAAAGAAGTCTAATGCGGAACAAGAGATTGGTTGGCCAAATTGCTCGGCAACAACTTGCTAACAAAGAATAGCGGAGTTCATGTGACATGCATCACTGCCAATTTCTCGACCTTCCTTTATAAGACTTTCCCGATCTGCAGACGAGTAAAAGTTTGtgaattttaattgaaatcCATTATATCGTTCTTTCACACCCAAAACATTGTGTCAATAATTGCTGCACATGAGTAAGTTGCAAAAAAGAACACAAACTCGTCATATTGCACAAGATAAAAATTGTGTAATAGTAATAGGAATGTAAAGAAAGATCTCATGTTGTATATAAGATCTCAAATGTAGTATATTTATAGCCAAAAGTTTACAATACggacaaaaaaaattttaaacaacaataaaaaaaaattagcacaTGTTATAATAGACCCATTTTATGGTTACTGAGACCCATCAAATGGAATTCTGTTTTGGTCAGCATGGTCAGCCGCGTACTGACACATTCACGTGGTGTGTCAGCCGCGGCTGACAACTTATGTGGTGGTAACAAGACCCATCCAATGGGTCTTGTCAGCCCTTAAACAAAATCCATTAAATGGGATTTGTTCACGTTTTCTTGCTCAACTATTATACGGTTAAATTTTTGAGTGAAATATTTTTGCTTACCATTGAAGTTATAGAGAGCTAAAAGGTTAGTAGATATGTATTTTTGCTTATCATTGAAGTTATAGAGAGCTAAAAGGTTAGTACATGTGTAGTTAAATTATTTgtacctattgaagcacaaagggGAGTTAGTATcgcttccactgaggctcaatctcatgacctcccgtatgggagagccactacatgccatttgagcacaaggctaATGGCAAATTATTAAAACCCtatttgtaaactacattagtaggattacaattttcttttgattcatcaaaaactaaaattttgaGTCCCGTCTAGTTGACTTATTCTTGATGCCGCCACATATAATTGGCCATGCACAAAAATTGATTTCtttagtatcaattcaacattaGAAAGTGTTTGTCCTTGACTCTTGTTGATAATCATTGCATATGACAACATGAGTGAAATTGTCTTCTGTTGAACTGGAAAGTAATCTTGGGTCTGATGGGGTTATAGTCATTCTAGCGATTAAAACCTTAGTGACAGCATTAGGACCTGCCAATATGCTTCCTTCAACCACATTGTTAGCTAATTTGGTTTACAAccaacctagttgcattgcatAATCCAAGACTATGATCAATGTTTCTCATTAACATTACTGGTGACCCACCTTTAATGTCAAAGAATGATTTGGAAGCTCGGATTCTCATATGGTACTCAGGAATTCATGTGTATGCACATCTGCAAGCACAGAACTGGATCCATATGCTTTACAGGTTGTGTTAGAACTAAGCTATGTCTTTCCTTCCCCTTAAGTTAAGTGTGACATATATTGATTGACTTCATTAGCCACCTCTAATGTTGGTACTAGAATTGCACTACTCTTAAAGCAACTTCCATCAATGTTGACACCAGTAAAGTTGGGGAAAGTACTTCGAACAATAGTGGAAATAGGATCACCAGTTGACTTCAACAACAATTTTGATGGGATATCAAACTCAGCGTAACCATCATTATCTACTCCAATAGTACCATCACCTATTGAAGTTAGTCAATTAGCAAATTCTTCCAATTTTTCTTGATGCTAGTGATGGCAAACGGAGCGGGGCAGGGGCaaggagtatactccccgtctcCGTCCCCACGACCAAGTCCCCATCCCCGAAGATATGAAGAATTTATAGTTTCGGATACAACTTCTCGCCAAAAGTCTTACTATCACTATCCTCATTGACAAACCTTAATAAATCTCTCATTGTTTTATCCAACGcctcaaaacaatgtttgtgtatcattggtgcttcatcccaaatgATTAGTTTAGCTTGAACAATTAGTTCTGCTAATTGGCTACCTTGATTAATATTGCACGTTAAATCTTCATTAACAAAGATTGGTATTGAAAATCTTGAGTGTGCAGTTCGTCCCCGAGGTAGAAGTAAAGACGTTATACCACTTGAAGACACATTGATAACAATATGACCTTTTGCTCTAATAGACGCTGACAGTGCCCTCCAAAGAAAAGTTTTTCCTGTCCCCCATAGCCATAAACAAAACACAATCCCCCGttgtttgaataaatatatgaaatcaCGGCATCATATATTATTCTTTGTTCTTCGGTTAGTTGTTCCTTTCACTCTCTTCAGATAAAGCAGCCCGATCATATGCTAACTCTTTCCACAACAAGCTGTTTTCGAACGTAACATTACTTCGTTCATTCATGACAAGCATGTTTGGAAAATCTCTAAGAGTCTtgttataaactaataaaagcTTTGACAACTCTAACAGTGCAAATTCCTTTTTTTCGTTATCAGTTATAAACAAATCTGTAAAAAAGAAACTTACATTAATTACCAAATAATTTTGTTTACATTCTTTaggtaataaataattactatatataattttcaaaaaaaaaataattactatatataacttaaatattttaatagtaaTGCCTATTTTAATAGTAATACCTGGTTGGTTCAATAATCTCCTACGATTGTGTTAAGCATCATCAGCGGAATGTGTCCATACTTGGTTCCACACTGATTCAGGACTAACCATTGTATTTGCCATTAATAGAGTAACAAACAACTTTCTTAGTGAATGGACAGTTGACCGATGGCTAGCTTTCTTAATTGCATCAATGTATACATTATCATCTTCTAATAACCCCTTGGCATAACATGCCTCCTTAAAAGGATTATATTGTACTCCATTGTATGTCTTTATGTCATTAAAACTTGTAGGGCTTCTGACTATGTTCAATAAAGATCTTAGGTAATACAACTCACCACTACCCGGTATGACATAAAAGATACGGCCAATTAAAATACTAACCATTAGTTAATACGCTTAACGGAGTAGATAGGGATGATTGGACAACTCCAAATAATTGGTTTTTAGATCGATTCGAAGAAAACCCATTATGTTTTCGGTTAATGATATTCTCCGGTTGTATCGAATTCTCATTTTCTAAAACATACcaagaaaacatattttttaaagcaattatgaaaatattaatacaatgttttaatattacatatatacctaaatatatatattactccctctgtcccgtAATGTTTGTCCGGTTTACTTTTGGCACAGAGTTTAAGAAAATTAATCAAAGCTCACTATCTTTCCGCTTATGCCTTTAGTCCTTACTGATAGTTTTGCTACAGGGAATTTCTTCTTCACTCTTCATCTTTGTAGACATTTTCTTCATCAACAAAcccatttcttcatctttctccAACAAATCCTCCATACCTTCTCTatcttttattcttcttttaGTTCTTTATACACCAGTGATTATACAAGAATAAATGAACTTAATacttgaaaacatataaaaaatgaaaaaaagaagacaaaaaataaGTGGTGTTTAAAAATAGATGGAGttataaaaatctaaaactTCATGAAATTGATGGGATGGCAGCGCGGATTTGAGATATGGTTAGGATTGCTACACTAGTGAAGGTGGGTAATGTTTTTCTGGAGTCATACTAGCTTAGCCTCTTCGCAAATCACTGTGACAAATTAAAGAGGAATATCTAGGATCTCATCAAGATATAAAAATGGGCGTTGGTGGCAGCGGTGGCGGAGTTATTGTTACTGCTCGTCTGCTCTTGCTTCCGATGGTGCTACCCCGCGCTGCTTCTCCTGCGACTAaggaaaaaaaaggaagaaCAAAATGTTTACTTGTTTtgatagatttttgttttttg encodes:
- the LOC116029569 gene encoding uncharacterized protein LOC116029569, whose protein sequence is MEDLLEKDEEMGLLMKKMSTKMKSEEEIPCSKTINLFITDNEKKEFALLELSKLLLVYNKTLRDFPNMLVMNERSNVTFENSLLWKELAYDRAALSEERKTFLWRALSASIRAKGHIVINVSSSGSQLAELIVQAKLIIWDEAPMIHKHCFEALDKTMRDLLRFVNEDSDSDGTIGVDNDGYAEFDIPSKLLLKSTGDPISTIVRSTFPNFTGVNIDGSCFKSSAILVPTLEVANEVNQYMSHLT